Proteins encoded in a region of the Raphanus sativus cultivar WK10039 chromosome 8, ASM80110v3, whole genome shotgun sequence genome:
- the LOC130498721 gene encoding uncharacterized protein LOC130498721: MAADDGDPTKFAAIYDPSSPLLSKPSTSSALDSPRRSDPESDPTQFLQISYNFGPRPFKDITFLLLFDLFVFSTFGLGVFSIFHRNTDYGNPSSFTYDLSSSSCVKVSTSVSNGFWASDPVFEKDLIWTLVVTLVLSAPFCFLLLLLLKHYTKQIVYACLPLFVLFPVFFNLYWFVACTLSSSCSDALPLPYRIFILVFVFLIVGILVWIIVANWHRIELTIQIIGVASDALSENLKLFVVLPFLILGLVVYYAPIVVFLVFARFNGEFVPKEVDGGGGGYFCEWKEDSWVPAYYALAVLTMIWSLAVMVEMQVYVISGAIAQWYFSKDDSLPKKCIRSSLRNAFGQSFGTICLSGILIGVVRVVRAIVDNAREENTQGMVNFVLRCCANALLGAFDYLNKFTINFAAITGESYCTSAKMTYELLRRNLLSAVFVETVSTRILTGIVFVLSAAYAVATWVVLRGVSSLGVDSYLVAILAWLLLTVVLAFFVHVLDNVIDTIYVCYAIDRDKGDVCKQEVHEVYVHLPISRSSRSALIPNALNP; this comes from the exons ATGGCTGCAGACGACGGCGACCCCACAAAATTCGCCGCGATCTACGACCCCTCCTCCCCTCTTCTCTCCAAACCCTCCACGTCCTCCGCTCTCGATTCCCCGCGTCGAAGTGatcccgaatccgacccgacACAGTTTCTCCAGATCTCTTACAACTTCGGTCCCAGACCTTTCAAAGACATCACTTTCCTTCTCCTCTTCGACCTCTTCGTCTTCTCCACCTTCGGTCTCGGCGTCTTCTCGATTTTCCACAGGAACACTGATTACGGCAACCCCTCTTCCTTCACCTACGACCTCTCCTCCAGCTCTTGCGTCAAAGTATCCACGAGTGTTTCGAATGGTTTCTGGGCCTCTGATCCGGTCTTCGAGAAGGATTTGATCTGGACCCTTGTCGTGACGCTGGTTCTAAGCGCACCCTTTTGTTTCCTCCTCCTGCTTCTGCTAAAACACTACACTAAGCAGATAGTCTACGCTTGTTTACCTCTCTTTGTCTTGTTCCCAGTCTTCTTCAATCTCTACTGGTTCGTCGCTTGTACTCTCTCCTCTTCTTGCAGCGACGCCCTCCCTCTACCCTACAGAATCTTCATCCTCGTCTTCGTTTtcttgatcgtcgggatccTCGTCTGGATCATAGTAGCGAACTGGCACAGGATCGAGCTCACTATCCAGATCATCGGCGTCGCCTCGGATGCCTTGTCCGAAAACTTGAAGCTTTTTGTCGTGTTGCCGTTCCTCATCCTCGGGTTGGTGGTGTACTATGCGCCGATtgtggtgttcttggtgtttgCTAGGTTTAACGGCGAGTTTGTGCCCAAGGAGGtggatggtggtggtggtggatacTTTTGTGAGTGGAAGGAAGATTCTTGGGTTCCTGCTTATTACGCTCTTGCTGTTTTGACTATGATCTGGTCTCTTGCTGTTATGGTGGAAATGCAAGTTTATGTTATCAGTGGAGCTATTGCTCAGTGGTATTTCTCCAAGGATGACTCGTTGCCTAAGAAATGTATACGGAGCTCTTTGAG GAACGCATTTGGTCAATCCTTTGGTACAATATGTCTGTCAGGAATACTCATAGGCGTTGTCCGTGTTGTCCGAGCCATTGTGGACAACGCGAGAGAAGAGAACACGCAAGGCATGGTCAACTTTGTTCTCCGATGCTGCGCAAACGCTTTGCTTGGAGCTTTTGACTATCTCAACAAGTTCACCATCAACTTTGCTGCGATAACAGGCGAATCTTATTGCACCTCTGCCAAAATGACTTACGAGCTGTTAAGACGCAACCTGCTCTCAGCTGTTTTTGTGGAAACGGTTTCCACTAGAATCCTAACCGGGATTGTCTTTGTCCTCTCAGCCGCTTATGCGGTCGCG ACGTGGGTTGTTCTGAGAGGAGTGAGTAGCTTGGGTGTAGATTCGTACTTGGTGGCTATTCTGGCGTGGCTCTTGCTGACTGTGGTCTTGGCTTTCTTTGTACATGTTCTTGATAATGTGATAGACACGATCTATGTATGTTACGCTATAGATCGAGACAAGGGAGATGTGTGTAAGCAGGAAGTTCACGAGGTGTATGTTCACTTGCCGATCAGCAGAAGCTCAAGATCTGCCCTCATCCCAAATGCTCTTAATCCATAG
- the LOC108819248 gene encoding endo-1,4-beta-xylanase 5 — protein sequence MKHSSIIGFIFCAIYSLHTAFILVSSSNDGPFYDSTAYTQCRAEPEKPLYNGGMLKDEEASASGRDTLRSVGARYTPAYILRNLTQNTIYCFSIWVKIEAGSASADRVRAKLRSDNVTLNCVGSVSAKQGCWSFLKGGFLLDSPSQLSILFFETSNDDGKTQLEVASPSLQPFTQDQWKNNQDYFINTARKRAVTIHVAGENGESVDGAVVNVEQISKDFPIGSAISKTILGNIPYQEWFVKRFDATVFENELKWYATEPHQGELNYTFGDQMMNFVRANRIIARGHNIFWEDPRYTPGWVRNLTGEDLRSAVNQRIRSLMTRYRGEFVHWDVSNEMLHFDFYESRLGENASYGFFAAARELDSLATLFLNDFNVVETCSDERSTVDEYIARVRELERYDGGGVVRMDGVGLEGHFTRPNVALMRANLDKLATLELPVWLTEIDISSTLDHSTQAIYLEQVLREGFSHPSVKGIILWTALHPNGCYQMCLTDDKFRNLPAGDVVDQKLLEWTTGEVKAKTDDHGSFSFLGFLGEYKVSIIYEGKTVNSSFSLSRDPETKHVRLRI from the exons ATGAAACATTCTTCCATCATTGGTTTCATTTTCTGCGCCATTTATTCGCTCCACACCGCCTTCATACTTGTTTCTTCTTCAAACG ATGGACCTTTCTACGATTCTACTGCCTACACACAG TGTAGAGCAGAACCAGAGAAACCACTTTACAATGGAGGGATGCTGAAAGACGAAGAAGCTTCTGCGTCAGGCAGAGACACTCTCAGAAGCGTTGGTGCTCGCTACACACCAGCTTACATATTGCGTAATCTCACGCAAAACACCATCTATTGCTTCTCCA tttGGGTGAAGATAGAGGCTGGTTCTGCATCAGCAGATCGTGTAAGAGCAAAGTTGAGATCAGACAACGTCACATTAAACTGCGTAGGTTCTGTATCTGCAAAACAAGGTTGCTGGTCTTTCCTCAAAGGCGGCTTCCTTCTTGACTCTCCTTCCCAGCTATCCATCCTCTTCTTTGAG ACATCAAACGACGATGGTAAAACTCAATTAGAAGTTGCGAGTCCATCTCTTCAGCCCTTCACGCAGGATCAATGGAAGAACAACCAAGATTACTTCATTAACACT GCGAGAAAAAGAGCAGTGACAATTCACGTGGCCGGAGAAAACGGAGAGAGCGTTGACGGAGCAGTGGTGAACGTGGAGCAGATCTCTAAAGACTTCCCCATTGGTTCAGCTATCTCCAAAACAATCCTTGGAAACATTCCTTACCAA GAGTGGTTCGTGAAGAGATTCGACGCGACGGTGTTCGAGAACGAGCTGAAATGGTACGCGACGGAGCCACATCAAGGCGAACTCAACTACACATTCGGCGATCAGATGATGAACTTCGTAAGGGCCAACAGGATCATCGCTCGTGGCCACAACATCTTCTGGGAAGATCCCAGATACACTCCCGGCTGGGTTCGCAATCTAACCGGGGAAGATCTCCGGTCCGCGGTTAACCAGCGTATCAGGAGCCTTATGACTCGTTACAGAGGAGAGTTCGTGCACTGGGACGTGAGCAACGAGATGCTCCACTTCGACTTCTACGAAAGCCGGCTGGGGGAAAACGCTTCGTACGGGTTCTTCGCGGCGGCGCGTGAGCTCGACTCGCTCGCGACTCTGTTTCTGAACGATTTCAACGTGGTGGAGACTTGCAGCGACGAGAGGTCGACTGTCGACGAGTACATCGCGAGGGTCAGGGAGCTCGAACGGTACGACGGAGGAGGTGTGGTGAGGATGGACGGAGTCGGGCTAGAGGGTCATTTCACGAGGCCTAACGTGGCGCTGATGAGAGCCAACCTCGACAAACTCGCCACGCTTGAGCTTCCAGTATGGCTCACTGAGATTGATATCAGCTCCACCCTCGATCACAGCACTCAG GCGATTTATTTGGAGCAAGTGTTACGTGAAGGATTCTCCCACCCATCGGTGAAGGGTATAATTCTATGGACCGCACTTCACCCTAATGGCTGTTACCAAATGTGCCTCACAGACGATAAGTTCCGTAACCTTCCTGCCGGAGACGTGGTGGATCAAAAGCTTCTAGAATGGACTACCGGTGAAGTTAAGGCAAAGACGGACGACCATGGTTCCTTCAGCTTCTTGGGATTTTTGGGAGAGTATAAAGTCAGCATCATATACGAGGGCAAAACGGTGAATTCGTCTTTCTCGCTGTCTCGAGACCCCGAGACCAAACATGTCAGGCTCCGAATCTAA